Proteins co-encoded in one Gemmatimonadaceae bacterium genomic window:
- a CDS encoding DEAD/DEAH box helicase, with product MSGFRLASPDDVRRLIATTTLGERSNVGRNVLGRIELRPHQVDAAERLVAMIERNGGAMLAEPVGLGKTYTALAVADRLDARRVIVAIPASLREMWTAALRDCRRDATWITHEALSRGAVPSDDPDLVIVDESHRLRNPATGRYASVAALCARSRVLLVSATPVQNSRSDLVAQIALYLGRAAWSLNDADIANHVVRGADAGNDRHGVPRLSGPHVVSLAAEDDCIDGLLALRPPIPAKDESTAAALLLYGLVHQWTSSRAALVAALERRLARGVALVSTLETGRYPTRAELAAWTWSGEAVQLAFPEIIAAAGADDDETGELLDAVRAHQSSIAALLERLRRGPDPDDDRATAVRELRRRHPGERIIAFCHYAETVRALWARLAHDAGVAALTASGARVAGGRLTRASVLEQFTPRRGGRETPRAERIDLLITTDVLSEGLNLQEASVVVHLDYPWNPARLDQRVGRVRRLGSRHDVVTVYSVAPPASAERLLRIDERLRDKLRIAQRTVGVAGHILPSPIPLSIVNRGAAETASDVRERLRSWLDSRESPAPAREDSALPLVAAVTSDRTGSIALLVQPGDATLIADVGAGFDASPATMLAALTAALGSSVVVSDALVEAVLHRVNSWLDARFGASAVELPAIGASRSRRVALARVSRALSRAPRHRRAILAPLAHAARSAAVAPLAEGAERVLDSLVASDLPDEAWLRSIAAFGELHARPGARGHGLARSRVAAVLLLLASPG from the coding sequence ATGAGCGGATTCCGGCTCGCCTCGCCCGACGACGTTCGTCGGCTCATCGCGACTACCACGCTCGGCGAACGGTCGAACGTCGGCCGCAACGTGCTCGGACGCATCGAACTCAGGCCGCACCAAGTCGACGCCGCCGAGCGTCTCGTCGCGATGATCGAACGCAACGGCGGTGCGATGCTCGCCGAGCCGGTTGGACTCGGTAAGACGTACACGGCGCTCGCCGTCGCAGATCGACTCGACGCGCGGCGCGTCATCGTTGCGATCCCGGCATCGCTTCGCGAGATGTGGACTGCCGCGCTTCGCGACTGCCGTCGCGACGCCACGTGGATCACGCACGAGGCGCTGAGCCGCGGCGCCGTACCCAGCGATGATCCGGATCTCGTCATCGTGGACGAATCGCATCGTCTTCGAAATCCGGCGACCGGGCGGTATGCGTCCGTCGCGGCACTCTGCGCTCGCTCGCGCGTCCTTCTGGTTTCCGCGACTCCGGTGCAGAACTCTCGGTCCGATCTCGTCGCGCAAATCGCGTTGTACCTCGGCCGCGCCGCCTGGTCGCTCAACGACGCCGACATCGCGAACCATGTCGTGCGCGGCGCCGACGCAGGGAATGACAGGCACGGGGTGCCGCGATTGTCGGGCCCGCACGTCGTTTCGCTTGCCGCAGAGGATGACTGCATCGACGGGTTGCTGGCCCTTCGGCCACCCATTCCCGCCAAGGACGAGTCGACCGCCGCGGCGCTTCTCTTGTACGGCCTCGTACATCAGTGGACATCCAGTCGCGCGGCGCTGGTCGCGGCCCTCGAGCGACGATTGGCGCGCGGCGTTGCTCTGGTGAGCACCCTCGAGACCGGGCGCTATCCGACTCGCGCCGAGTTGGCGGCGTGGACGTGGTCGGGCGAAGCGGTACAGCTCGCGTTTCCCGAAATCATCGCGGCGGCCGGCGCCGACGACGATGAAACCGGCGAGCTGCTTGACGCGGTTCGTGCACACCAGTCCTCGATCGCGGCTCTCCTCGAACGCCTTCGTCGCGGTCCGGACCCGGATGACGATCGCGCGACGGCCGTGCGAGAGCTCCGACGCCGACACCCCGGCGAGCGAATCATCGCGTTCTGTCATTATGCCGAAACGGTTCGTGCCCTGTGGGCCAGGCTCGCGCACGACGCCGGTGTCGCCGCGCTCACGGCGTCCGGCGCGCGCGTTGCCGGCGGCCGACTGACGCGGGCGTCGGTGCTCGAGCAGTTCACGCCACGGCGCGGAGGCCGAGAAACGCCGCGCGCCGAGCGCATCGACCTGCTCATCACCACCGACGTCTTGAGCGAAGGACTGAATCTGCAGGAGGCGTCGGTAGTGGTGCATCTCGACTATCCCTGGAACCCCGCGCGGCTCGACCAGCGCGTCGGCCGCGTGCGCCGGCTCGGTTCGCGCCACGACGTCGTCACGGTCTATTCGGTCGCTCCGCCGGCATCGGCGGAGCGCCTGCTGCGCATCGACGAGCGCCTGCGCGACAAGCTGCGCATCGCGCAACGCACTGTCGGCGTGGCCGGACACATTCTCCCTTCGCCCATTCCGCTCTCGATCGTGAATCGCGGCGCCGCCGAAACCGCCAGCGACGTCCGGGAGCGGCTCCGTTCCTGGCTCGATTCGCGTGAGAGTCCGGCGCCCGCGCGCGAGGACTCGGCGTTGCCGCTCGTCGCAGCCGTCACGAGCGACCGAACCGGCTCCATCGCGCTCCTGGTCCAACCTGGCGACGCGACGCTGATCGCCGACGTCGGCGCGGGGTTCGACGCGTCACCCGCGACCATGCTCGCCGCGTTGACCGCGGCTCTTGGGTCAAGCGTCGTGGTCAGCGATGCTCTGGTCGAAGCGGTCCTCCATCGCGTGAACTCCTGGCTCGACGCGCGATTCGGCGCGTCGGCCGTCGAGCTTCCCGCAATCGGCGCCTCGCGCAGCCGGCGCGTCGCTCTTGCCCGCGTGTCTCGAGCACTGTCCCGCGCGCCACGCCATCGGCGCGCCATCCTGGCGCCGCTCGCACACGCCGCGCGGTCGGCGGCGGTCGCGCCTCTCGCCGAAGGAGCGGAGCGCGTGCTCGACTCCCTCGTCGCGTCCGACCTGCCTGACGAAGCGTGGCTCCGGTCGATCGCGGCGTTCGGGGAGCTGCACGCGCGGCCGGGGGCGCGAGGGCATGGCCTGGCCCGGAGCCGCGTCGCCGCCGTCCTCCTTCTCCTCGCGTCGCCCGGCTGA
- a CDS encoding aldo/keto reductase: protein MQYTTLGNTGLTVSRLCLGCMTYGDPRWRTWVLDEGEAQPFIRLALEKGINFFDTADMYSLGMSEEVTGRALRAMANPDEIVIATKVFWPMGDAPNMKGLSRKHVVQSCEASLRRLGVETIDLYQIHRFDHIAPIEETLGALQHLVHQGKVRYIGASSGYAWELMRALSISERNGWARFVSVQPQYNLLYREEEREMIPACHAEGLGLIPWSPLARGVLTRPRAKTKGSTVRSDTDVHADRLYANADWEVVDVVENIAEKRGISMAQVALAWVLSKPDVTAPIIGATRLEHLEESFAALEVKLTAEEITELERPYTPKAVTF, encoded by the coding sequence ATGCAATACACGACGCTTGGCAACACCGGCCTCACGGTCTCCCGTCTTTGCCTCGGCTGCATGACCTACGGCGACCCGCGTTGGCGCACGTGGGTGCTCGACGAAGGCGAGGCGCAACCGTTCATCCGACTGGCGCTCGAGAAAGGGATCAACTTCTTCGACACGGCCGACATGTACTCGCTCGGCATGAGCGAGGAAGTCACCGGGCGCGCGCTTCGCGCGATGGCAAACCCCGACGAGATCGTGATCGCGACCAAGGTGTTCTGGCCGATGGGCGACGCGCCGAACATGAAGGGCCTTTCGCGCAAACACGTCGTGCAGTCGTGCGAGGCGAGCCTCCGGCGGCTCGGCGTCGAGACGATCGATCTATACCAGATTCATCGCTTCGACCACATCGCGCCGATCGAGGAAACACTCGGCGCGCTCCAACACCTCGTGCACCAAGGCAAGGTGCGCTACATCGGGGCCAGCTCGGGATACGCCTGGGAGTTGATGCGCGCGCTCAGCATCTCCGAACGCAACGGGTGGGCGCGATTCGTTTCGGTGCAACCGCAATACAACCTCCTGTATCGCGAAGAAGAGCGAGAGATGATTCCGGCGTGTCATGCGGAGGGACTCGGTCTCATTCCGTGGTCGCCGCTGGCCCGTGGCGTCCTCACGCGTCCTCGCGCGAAGACCAAAGGCTCGACCGTCCGCTCCGACACCGACGTGCACGCGGACCGGCTCTACGCGAACGCCGATTGGGAGGTCGTGGACGTCGTCGAGAACATCGCGGAGAAGCGCGGCATCTCGATGGCGCAGGTGGCGCTCGCCTGGGTGCTGTCCAAGCCCGACGTCACCGCGCCGATCATCGGCGCTACGCGGCTCGAGCATCTCGAGGAATCGTTCGCCGCGCTCGAGGTGAAGCTCACCGCCGAAGAGATCACCGAGCTCGAACGCCCGTACACGCCGAAGGCCGTCACCTTCTGA